Genomic segment of Streptomyces sp. NBC_01210:
CGCGTCCGCCGCGCTCAGTGCGAGGAGTGCGAGGGCCGTGGCGGGCGGCTCGTCCTCGATGCGGCTGCCGTCCCGCCGCGCCGCCGCGATACGGGCCACCGCCTCACGCACCGGCTGCCGGCCGGCCGCCGGATGTTCCACCAGGAGCCGTGCCGCCCACAGGGCGGGGGAGCCGGACCGCCCGGTGAACGGGCAGGGCGTGGCGGTCGCGATGTCGTGGGCGAGCAGCCCGGCCAGCCGGCCGGGCGGCGCACCGCCGACGACCCCCAGATCGACATGGAGGGCCACCGCCTGGACGATCCGGGACAGAGCCGCGTACCCGGGCGCGGCGAGCAGCGGATGGCTCAGATCGACGGGCTTCCCCTCGCGCAGTGCCAGCGTCCGCAGCGCCGACTGGATCAACATCAACTCGGTGACAGGGACGCCGGATTGGGGACCGGCGCCACGCAGCCAGCGGCGCGCACGCCGGGCCGCGCGGGCCGCCGCGGCGTCGGGACAGCGGCTCAGCGCCAGGCAGGCCAGCGCGGTCTCGGCGATCGCCGGTCGCCGGGCAGGGGGCGTCTCGGTCACAGGAACCGTCCTCGGGTGGCTCGGAACACGCAGTACGTACGTCGTGTCAGTACGCGCACCGCCGGGCCCGGGTTCAGCCGCAGCATCGCCTTGAGCACACCGCGCTCCCTGGCCGTGCCCGAGGAAGACCTGGCACACATTCAGAATGAGACCACCACCGCGGCGGAAGCTCATCGGTGTCCGTCGCCGCCGGGTGTGGCGAGTGCGTGCCGGAGCGCCGCCGGCGCGTCGTCGTCCGTGACGCCGAGATTCCGGGCCGCGACCACGTAGTTGCGGGTCGTTCGGAAACAACAGTTGGTCACACGGCGGGAGTTGCTGCGTGAGGCTGCCACCGGCCGGGGTGGATGTCACCGTAACCCTCCTCCGGGGGTGTCCTGTTGGCTGCGTCGCCGGGGCCGCACCGAGCCTCAGAGAGCGGCGGGACGCCCTCGTGGAGTTGTCCGCCACCTGGCGCACACGGACCTGCTGGGTGCTCAGCGGCCGAAAGGGGCGACGGGTACGGCGTCGAACAGCGATGAACGGTCGAACGGCACGACGAGCGGTACGGCGGACGGCCGGTCCCGGCCGTCGCTAGCGGCCGACAGCCGCCGGCGAGGTGGGCCTGCTGTAGCCCGGCAGGCAGCGGGCGAGCGCGCGCAGTCCGTAGTAAGAACGCGACTTGACCGTACCGGCGGGTATACCGAGTGCCTGGGCGGCCTCGTTGACGCTCAGCCCCTGGAAGTAGATCTGGACCAGCACGGCCCGGTGCTCGGGGCTCAGCGACCCGACCGCCGCCCGGACGTCGAGCGCGGCGACAGCGCTCTCCGTGATGTCCGCCGGGTCGGGCGTGGCGGCCAGAACACCGTCGCCGATCTCGGTGGGACGAGCCATCCGGGACCGGCGGGCGTCGATCGCGAGGCGGCGCCCGACCGTGAAGAGCCAGGGCCGCATCGACTCGTACGGACCGTCGAACGCTTCGGGGTGCTGCCAGGCGCGTACGAGCGTCTCCTGCAGCAGATCCTCGGCGCGCTGCTGGTCCCCGTAGGTCAGTCCGAGCAGAAAGCTCAGCAGTGCGGGGCCGTGTTCACGCTGCAGCTCCGCCATGGCCCGATCGTCGGTCGTCGCGGTCGCGGTCGCCATTGCCAACACCCTTTCGCGCTGAAGTCGCTGCCACGTGGCGTATACGAACGCATCCAGGCGTGAAGGGACAGACGGCGCACAGTGGTCTTCGGCGAGCGGTCGCACGGAGCGACGAATGGTGCGGTGAGCGGTCGGCCGGAAGTAAACGGGACCGCTACGGAACGACGGTCACCGGCCAGCGCCCCGCCTTCACCAGCCGTACCGCCACCGAACCGATGAACCGGTGGCCCGCCGACTCCGAAGCCCCGACCACCACGGCGTCCGCCTTCAGCTCGTCGGCTGCCGCGACAAGACCGCTGTACGGGTCGCCGCGGAAGGTGTGGAACTCCCAGCGGACCTCCCATATGCCCTTGACCCGCTCGGCGGCGGAGCGGATCTCGGCCACCAGCCCCTCGGCGATCTCGCCCGTCATGTCCCCGACCGGGACCGGGACCCCGAGCGCCGCACCCGCCGGCATTACCGGCTGGACGTACACGATGGCGAGCAGGGCATTCTGTCGTCGCGCGAGGCCGCCCGCGTACGACGCCGCACGCAGTGAGGAGTCGGATCCGTCCACACCGACGACGATGACCTTGGGGCCGTCGGTACCGCGTTCGAAGCGGTGAGGCTGCTGCTCTGTCACACCATTGAGGCTATCCGCTCCCGACAGGCGGCCCGCCGATGGTCTCCTTAGAGTGCGAAACATGACTGTCACCGTGGAGGCGCCCAGGTCCGCCCGTGGCGGCTTGCTCAGCAGGGTGCCAGAGGCGTTCGCGATGTTCTTCGCCGCACTGGGCGTGTTCTGCGTCATCCTTGCGCTCATCCCTCCACTGCGGCGACTGCTGCGGCCCGTCGCCCTGTTCCTGGACCGCATCGCCGTCCCGGTCAGCGCCAACCTCGCCTACGCCGTGTTCCTGCTGCTGCTCGCGGCGGCCATCGGGGCCCGTAAGAAGGCCGCGTGGTGGCTGGTCGTCGGATATCTGGCACTGGTGCTGATCGCGGACGTGCTGGTGGTGATCTTCGACGAGGATGTGACCTGGATCCCCAGCCTGGTGCTGTGCGTGATCGCCCTGGCGGTGCTGGTCATCGCGCGCGGGGAGTTCTACGCCGAGACCCGGCGCGGTGCGCTGCGCCGCGCGCTGCTCGTCCTGGTTCTCGGGCTCGCCGCCGGGGTACTCGTCAGCTGGGGTCTGGTCGAGCTCTTCCCCGGCTCGCTGCCGCAGGGCCAGCGGCTGCTGTGGGCCTCCAACCGGGTGCTCGGCGGACTGGTCTCCAGCGACCAGTTCGATGCCCGCCCGCCGCGCGTGCTCTTCTTCCTCCCTGGGCTGTTCGGCGCGATCGCCCTGCTCAGCGCGGCCAGCACACTATTCCGCTCGCAGCGACTGGAAGCCGCCCTGCACGGTGACGAAGAGCCCCGCATTCGCGCTCTGCTCGGCGCGTACGGCCGCCAGGACTCCCTCGGCTACTTCGCCACCCGCCGCGACAAGGCCGTCGTCTTCTCGCCCAACGGGAAGGCTGCCGTCACCTACCGCGTCGAGGCCGGTGTCTGTCTGGCCAGCGGCGACCCGGTCGGCGACCGTGCGGCCTGGACCCCCGCCATCGGAGCCTGGCTGGAGGTGGCCAAACGCTATGCCTGGGCCCCCGCAGTCATGGGCGCGTCCGAGGACGGCGCCAAAGTGTTCGCGCGCTCCGGGCTCGGCGCCATCCAGCTCGGTGACGAGGCGATCCTGCACGTCGCCCGGTTCGACCTCGACGGTCGCGACATGCGCGTCACCCGGCAGGCCGTGAACCGCGTCAAGCGGACCGGGGCGCGCACCCGGATCCGCCGGCACTCCGCCTTGACCGACGAGGAGATGCGGCAGATCGTCGACAAGGCCGACGCCTGGCGGGACACCGAGACCGAGCGCGGCTTCTCCATGGCGCTCGACCGCCTCGGCGACCCGGACGACGGCGACTGCCTCCTCGTCGAGGCCTTCGACGGAGACGGCAATCTGATCGCCCTGCTCTCCTTCGTGCCCTGGGGCAAGGACGGCATCTCGCTCGACCTGATGCGCCGTGACCGCGCCGCGCCCAACGGCGTGGTGGAGTTCATGGTCGCCGAACTCTGCGCCCACGCGCCCAGACTCGGTGTACGCCGTATCTCGCTCAACTTCGCTGTGTTCCGCTCGGCGTTCGAGGAGGGCGCCCGCATCGGCGCGGGCCCGGTCCTGAGGGTGTGGCGCAAGCTGCTGCTCTTCCTCTCCAAGTGGTGGCAGCTGGAAGCCCTCTACCGGTCCAACGTCAAATACCAGCCCGAGTGGTATCCGCGCTTCCTCTGTTACGGCGACGCGGGCTCGCTCGCCCGCGTCGGCCTCGCCTCCGGAATCGCCGAAGGCTTCGTCTCCGTACCGAGCCTGCGCAAGCTCTGGGGGAAGGGCAGAAGCGGGCAGGGCGTCGTCACGCCCGTCACCACCGAGGGGCTGCCGTCCATCGACGCGCTCGGCCTGGTGGGACCCGAATCGGGCGCGGTGGCGGGGGAGCAGCGGCTGCCGGAGCAGGTCTTCATCCGCCACCGCAAGCTGGAGCGGCTGCGCGCGGACGGCACTGACCCGTACCCCGTGGACATCGCCGAGCGCACCGACACCCTCGCCGAGATCCGCGCCGCGCACCCCACGCTCGCCCCTGGTACCCGCACCGGCCGGCAGACCACCGTCGCAGGGCGCGTGATGGTCGTACGCGACCTCGGCGGCGTCGTCTTCGCCGTACTGCGCGACTGGTCGGGCGACCTCCAGCTCGCGTTCACCCGTGACGGCTCCGGCCGTGACGTCATCAAGGGTTTCACCTCCGACGTCGACTTCGGCGACCACATCACCGCCACCGGCGAGATCGGCGCCAGCGACAAGGGCGAGCTCTCGGTCTTCGTGACGGAGTGGCAGCTGACGGGCAAATGCCTGCGCCCGCTTCCCGACAAACGGCGCGGGCTCGCCGACCCGGAGGCCCGGGTGCGCCGCCGCTATCTGGACCTGGTCGCCAGTCCCGATGCCCGCGATGTCGTACGCCACCGCTCCACCGCCGTCCAGGCGCTGCGGCAGGGGCTGCTGGAGCGCGGCTATCTCGAGGTCGAGACGCCGATGCTGCAGCAGATCCACGGCGGTGCCAATGCCCGCCCCTTCACCACCCACATCAACGCCTACGACCTCGACCTGTATCTGCGCATCGCCCCCGAGCTGTATCTCAAGCGGCTGTGCGTGGGCGGCCTGGAGAAGGTCTTCGAGATGGGCCGCACCTTCCGCAACGAAGGCGTCTCGTACAAGCACAACCCCGAGTTCACGATGCTGGAGGCGTATCAGGCCTTTGCGGACTACGACGTGATGCTCGATCTGACCCGCGAACTGATCCAGGGCGCGGCCACCGCCGCCTTCGGCTCCGCGATCGCGCACAAGGCCGGCCCGGACGGCAAGCTCGTCGAGCACGACATCTCGGGCCCCTGGCCGGTCAAGACGTTGTACGGGGCGGTGTCCGAGGCGCTCGGCGAGGAGGTCGACGCCGATACCGAAGAGACCGTGCTCAGAGCAATATGCGACCGGGCGGGCGTCCCGCACATCCCCGACGACACCCGCGGCGATGTGGTCCTGGAGATGTATGAGCGCCTTGTCGAGGAGCGGACCAAGATGCCCACCTTCTACAAGGACTTCCCGACCGACGTCTCCCCGCTCACCCGCCAGCACCGCCGGGACCCGCGCCTCGCCGAACGCTGGGACCTGGTCGCCTTCGGCGCGGAACTGGGCACCGCCTATTCGGAGTTGACCGACCCGGTGGAGCAGCGCCGCAGACTCACCGCGCAGTCGCTGCTCGCCGCGGGCGGCGACCCGGAGGCCATGGAGATCGACGAGGATTTCCTCGACGCGTTGGAGTACGCGATGCCGCCGACCGGGGGTCTCGGCATTGGGGTCGACCGACTCGTCATGTTCCTTACCGGGCTGACCATCCGCGAGACACTGCCCTTCCCCCTGGTCCGCCGTAACTGAGCTCCGTTGCCCGCATCACTCCGCTGCTCCGATCGGGTGGGTTTCGCCTGCGTAACCGGTGTGGATGAGGTGCCCGGAGCGCCAGCCGTGCAAGCAGTTAGTCATGAAAAAGGACCAGATGTTCCCGGGTCGGCGGTCGGTACTCCGAATCACCGCCTGCCTTGGCGCGGCCGCCACCGCCGGGCTGCTCTGCACCGAGCAGGCGCATTCCCCCGCGGGGTCTGCCGCCACGCCCCCGGCCGGCGGCCCCCGGGCCGCCGCGGGCCCGCCGGTCTACACGTCGGCCTACCGGCTGCAGCCCATGACCGCGTACACGCCACCGCGCTTCAGGCGGGCGCTGCCACCGGTGCGACAGCGCCCTTTCCTCAGGATGTCGGAGGCGGGACGCACCATGGTGCTCACTTTCGACGACGGGCCCGACCCCCGCTACACCCCCGACATCCTGAGCACGCTGCGCGAGCACGAAGTGCGGGCGATGTTCTTCGTCTGCGGCGAGCTGGCCTCCGACAACCCGGACCTGCTCCGGGAGATGGCCGACGACGGGCACGTCGTGGGCAACCATTCCTGGTCGCACCCGCTGATCCCCAAGCTTCCGCCGTCCGGGATCCGCGACGAACTGGGCCGTACCAGCGAGGTGATCGAGCGGACGCTGGGCTCCGCGCCGCTCTGGTACCGGGCGCCGTACGGCGCCTGGAACAAGCTCTCCTTCGAGATCGGTGCGGAGCTCGGCATGGAGCCGCTGGCCTGGACCGTCGATTCCCTCGACTGGACGGAGCCGGGCACCGAATCGATTGTCCGCAGCGTGTTGGACGGTGCGGGTCCCGGCGTCGTCGTCCTTTCGCACGACGCGGGCGGCGACCGCTCGCAGAGCGTCGCCGCGCTGCGCAGCTATCTGCCCGAGCTGCTGGACGCCGGATACCGCATCACCGTCCCGCGCCGCTGAACCGGCTGCGGTTCGCCGGTCCTGGTTCAGAGGGTCTTGACCATGCGCGCGAAGACCACGACGTTCCCCGAGTATCCGCCTGCCTTCGAGTAGCCGCCGCCACATGTGATCACACGCAGCTCCGGCTGTCCGGTGTCGCCGTACACCTGGGCGCCGGGGAATTGATCCTTGGGGAAGACCTCGACGCCGTACACCTCGAAGACCGCGGTCTTGCCGTCGAAGCGGTCCACCTCGATGTGGTTGCCCTTCTGGATGGAGCCGAGGCCGTAGAAGACGGCGGGCCCCGACAGATTGTCGACATGCCCGACGACGACCGCGGTACCACGCTGGCCGGGGGAGACGCCGTTCTGGTACCAGCCGGCCAGATTGGGGTCCTGCGGCGGCGGGGCGGCGATCCAGCCGTCCTGGTCCACGCCCACATCCGCGACCGGGGCGTCCACGTTGAGCGCCGGGATCCTCACCCGTGCCGCGGGGGCGTACACAAGCGGCTCGACGGAGGGGGGAATGAACGTCTCGCCGACCGCGCGGCCGGCCAGTGCGGCCGCGGCGGCAGGCTGCGGCGGTCCCAGGGTGACGTCCGAGCCATTCCTTATCAGGGCGATCCCGCTGAGCAGGGCGAGCGCCAGAACGCCCCAGGGTGAGCGTCTCGTCGATTTCCAGCCGCCGTAGTCCTGGCCCATAGTTCTCCCTCCGTGGCGTCTGTAGCCACGCTAAGTGCGCTCGGTCAAAGCGGCGAGGAGGGAGGAGCGAATGGGTGGTGGGGCCTGCGATGGTGACCCATCCGAGCAAAAGGCAGATAAAAATTCTGACGGTCTGTGACCTGCGACTCCGTCAGATCTTGCGGCGCGTCGTCGGCGTGTCGCCTCACCGGGGTGGACCAGCGCCGAAATGCGGCGGCTGCTCGCCCCAGTGAGGGTTCGTCATGGAAGACGTACTCGTCGAATTTCCCGGAGCGCCCGCTTTGGGGCGTCTTCCGCTGGAGGTTCAACGATGCGTGCTTCACGCGCTCTCGCAGTGGCCGCGGCCGCCTGCGCGGCCGTAGGGCTCTCTGCCCCGCTGGCCGCCGCGGGCGGCGACATCCGGAACAACGATCCCATCCGTGTCAACGTGAGCCCGCAGGCGGTTCACCAGGGCAGCACCCTGACGATCACGGTCCGGGGTTGCAATCGCGGTGGCACGGTCACGTCCAACGCCTTCCCACAGACCCGCCTCTCCGAGCAGCGCTCGGGCATCTCGGCCGCCATCGCGCGGATCCACAACGATGCGACTCCCGGTCAGTACAACCTGGCGGTCAGGTGCAACGGCCTGAACGGCCTGAACGGCAACCAGAACGACAACGGGAACCGCAATGACAACGGGATCCGCAATGACAACGGGATCCGTAACGACAACGGGATCCGTAACGACAACGGGATCCGCAATGACAACGGGATCCGCAATGACAACGGGATCCGTAACGATAACGGGATCCGTAACGATAACGGGATCCGCAATGACAACGGGATCCGCAATGACAACGGGATCCGTAACGACAACGGGATCCGTAACGACAACGGGATCCGCAATGACAACGGGATCCGTAACGACAACGGTCTCTTCTTCGACAACGGGATCCGCAACGACAACGGGCTCCTCGGCGACAACCGGACCGTGGCGACCGCACAGTTCACTGTGCTGCCGGGCCGAGGTGCGCTCGGCGGTCTCGGCGGCTCGGTCGGTCCCAGCGCCACCGAGATGGCGGTCGGCGCCGGCCTGGTCGCCACGGCGGCCGTCGGCGGCAGCCTGTTCATCGCCCGCCGTCGTCGTATGGCCGGCGGAAAGGTCTGACCGGTCGAACCTCCCGGTCGGCCCCCACGCCCGTCGCCCCGAGTCCTGGCCAGGACTCGGGGCGACGGGCGTATATGGGGTATGAGGAGCCGGTACAGGCGGTTGCGTCAGTGCTGACGGTTCAACGTGCGCCGCCGTACGACATAGATGGTGGCGGTGGCCGCGGCGACGATCAGTGCGGTGCCGCCGGCCAGCTCCCCGGCGTTCAGTCCGCCGATGCTGCCGCCGAGACCGCCTCGGACGGCTCCGACGGCTCCGGGCCCGACGGTCGTGGTGGAGCTGATGGTCGGATTCGAGGCGCCGCCGGCGATGGCGAGAGCGAACGTTCCCACCTGCGATCCGCAGGTGAAGCGCACCGTGTACACGGTGCCCGGATTGGCGTCCGCGTCGACCGTGGTCGAGGTGGACGTGCCCGGGGTGACGGTGACGGGGTCGAAGACCCCGGACGTGGCAGTGGCCGTGGTGTTGCATCCGCTGGCGGACAGGGTGACCCGGCCGCCCGGCGGGACGGTAGAGGGGCTCACGGTGAAGAACGGCTGCGTCAGCCGGCTGTCGGTCGCCGCCGCGGTGGGGGCGGTCAGTGCGAGTGAGGCCACTCCCAGCAGAGCGGCGGATGCGACACGAATCGCGCGCATGGTCAATCCTCCGGGTCTCCGAGGAGCAGCTGCGGAACTGGTTTCCACAAGGGTCGGGGAATGCACCTCGATGACCGAAACGCTAGGAGTGGCCTTGATCGGCCGCGATCGCTGTCGCGCGAATGGGGCATCGATGTCCCCCATGCGGCGGACAGCCAGGGGCGTCGCGGCGTTGGTTCCGGCGGTGGATGCGAGGGGGCCGGCGGTAAGAGTGCGTACGAGCGGGGTGGCGGGTCGCCGGAACACTTCCAGGCCGAGGGCTGCACCGAGGGTGCACGCGGATACTGCGACCCGGACCGCTACCACGCTGTCCTCTTCGACAGCGCGGCCGCGGGCGCAGCCCGCCGCATGCTGCCGAGGACCGGTGCGCCTGGGGACGCCGTGCGATCCGAGGATCCGAACGGCTCGCCGCGTCGTCGCGCAGACGGAGTGGCTGGTGGAGCCAGTGTTGCGGATGAGATCAAGCCAATCCGTCTTGGGGTGAATTCCCCTGATGGAAGCCGGATTTCTACGATTCGCGTTGGCGACTCCGAAGATTTTTTCAAACGGCTTGAACACGCGGAGCCCTCCTGTCCGTACCTAGGGCCATGAACACGGCGCACCTGGCGTCGCAACAGGCTCGATGGACAACAGGAGTGGACATGAACACCTGGCGTAACGCCTCGCTCGCGGTGACTGCGGCGGCCGTACTCGCGCTGACGACGGCGTGCGGTCAGGACAAGGGCACCGAGACCCCCAATGGTCAGACGGTCGGCGCGGCCAAGCCGGCCCAGCCCGGGAACGGCGGCTACGGCTCGGACTACGGCTCCGGCGCCGGCGCCGCGGAGCAGGCGGCGGCCAAGCCGGCCGGCCAACTCGCGGTCTGGGACAGCAAGGAACTCGGCAAGGTGGTCACCGACAGTGCCGGCTTCACGCTCTACCGCTTCGACAAGGACACCGCCAGCCCGCCGAAGTCGAATTGCGAAGCCGAGTGCGCGAAGGCGTGGCCCGCCGTGTCCGCCGGCGGCGCCTCGGCAGCGCCCGGCACCGACGCCTCGCTGATCGGCGAGGTCACCCGGGCCGACGGCAGCAAGCAACTCACCATCGGTGGCTGGCCGATGTACCGCTACGCCAAGGACGCCAAGCCCGGTGACGCGAAGGGGCAGGGCGTCGGCGGCACCTGGTTCGCGTCGGCCCCCGACGGCAAGAAGGCGCTCGGCGGCGGCGAGGGCGCCGGGTCCGGATCGGGCTACGGCGACGGTGGCGAGGAGGCCGGCAGCCAGCCCGCCGACCTCGCCGGACTCTCCGTCCACAAGGACCCCAAGCTCGGCGAGATCATCGTCGACAAGAACGGCATGACCGTCTACCGGTTCAAGAAGGACTCGGCCTGGCCGATGAAGTCGGCGTGCACCGGCGAGTGCCTCAAGAAGTGGCCTGTTGTCGCTCCGGTCGACAAGAACGACACCGAGGGAATCATCAAGAAGGGCTTCGTCACCTTCAACCGCCCTGACGGCATCAAGCAGCAGTCGATCGACTGCTGGCCGATCTACACCTTCGCGGGCGACAAGAAGCCGGGCGACACCAACGGCCAGGGTGTGGGCGGTACTTGGTACGTCGTATCGCCCCAGGCCAAGCTGGTCGGAGCGCCCAAGTAGTCCCCACGCTGCGCGTCCGGCCCAACCGGCCCGTCTCACGCCCCCCGCGTGATGGCGGGCCGGTTGCTATGCCACCGGCGTGTGACCAAGAACGGACCGCTAATTTCCGTTTGGGCTCGCTCTCTTGGCGGGCGATCAGTAGCCTCGGCTCGAACACCGGCCAGGAACATGGCCGAACTCCCCCGTGGCGACTTGTTGGAGACATCGATGGAGCGTCCCGCCTGGGCCCCGCAGGGCATCGACATATCGGTGCCGAGCGTGTCTCGCATTTACGACTACTACCTGGGCGGCTCGCACAATTTCGAAGTCGACAGGGAAGCGGCCCGCAAGGCGATGGAGTTCATGCCCGGCCTCCCCAAGATCATGCAGGCGAACCGGGCGTTCATGCGCCGGGCCGTGAATTACGCGGTGAGCGAGGGTGTCACGCAGTTCCTTGACATCGGCTCCGGGATTCCGACCTTCGGCAATGTCCACGAGGTGGCGCACAAGGCCGACGCCGCCTCCCGCGTGGTCTACGTCGACCACGATCCGGTTGCCGTCGCACACAGCAGGGCCGTTCTGGACGGCGACGAGCAGGCCGTCGTCGTCTCCGCGGATCTGCGCAAGCCGCAGCAGATACTCGACAGCCCCGAGGTCGGCGGACTGCTCGACCTGGAGCGGCCGGTGGCGCTGCTCCTCGTCGCCGTACTGCACTTCCTCGAGGACGAGGACGATCCACAGAGCGCCGTGGCCCAGCTCCGTGACGCTCTGGCGCCCGGCAGCCTCATCGTCATCACCCACGCCTCGTACGAAGGAATACCGCTGCCCGAGGAGCAGGCGGGCGGCGCGGTCGACGTCTACCGGAACATACGCAACCCGCTGGTCATGCGCTCGCGCGAGGAGATCGCGCGGTTCTTCGAGGGGTACGAGATGGCCGAGCCCGGTCTGGTGTCCATGCCCCACTGGAGGCCCGACGCGCCCGCCGAGCAGGAGGACCCATACGCCTTCTCGGGCTTCGCCGGGGTAGGGCGCAAGGCGTGATGGCGCCGACGGAGGTGACGGATTCCGCGGTGGACCCGGACGGCCTGGAGGACAGACTCCGGCGGTTCGCGACGATCTGGAGCCGGGCCATCTTCCCGGTGACGGCCACGTCGATGACCCGGGCCGAGCTCGAGAAGCATCTGCTGCCGCTGGCCCGGCGGTTGAGGGAGTCCCTGCACGCACGGCCCTTCGACCCACAGGCCGCGCAGCGGGTCGGAGCGGCCCTGGTCGAGGCCCACTGCATGGACCCCGAAGCACTCAGCCGCACGCTCGGCGTCGTCGACGCGTATCTGGTCCTGTACTGCGGCGCCGGTGACCCCGAGCAGCCCGCCGAGGAGAGCCGGGCTCGCTGCGCCCGGCTGCAGCACGCGGTGGCCGCCGGCTTCGCCCACGGACTGCGCGAGCGCACACTGGCCGAGCAGGAGGCCATCGCGCGCTCCTCGCTGCTGGCCCGCAGCGACGCGGTGCAGGCGCTGCACGCCACCGAGGCCCGCTTCCGTGCGGTGTTCGAGGGCGCTGCGATCGGCATCGGGATCGCCGACCTCGACGGCAATGTGCTCGAGGTCAACGAGACCCTGCAGCGGATGTTCGGCGGGCTCGAGCACCATGTGCGTGGCAGGAAGGTTACCGACTGGGCCCATCCTGAAGACCGGCCACACGTCTGGGAGTTGTACCGGGAGCTGGTGAGCGGCGAGCGCGACGACTACCGCGTGGAGAAGCCCTTCTTCCGCAACGACGGCACGGTCCTGTGGACCAATCTGACGGTCTCTCTGCTGCGG
This window contains:
- a CDS encoding sigma-70 family RNA polymerase sigma factor, with protein sequence MATATATTDDRAMAELQREHGPALLSFLLGLTYGDQQRAEDLLQETLVRAWQHPEAFDGPYESMRPWLFTVGRRLAIDARRSRMARPTEIGDGVLAATPDPADITESAVAALDVRAAVGSLSPEHRAVLVQIYFQGLSVNEAAQALGIPAGTVKSRSYYGLRALARCLPGYSRPTSPAAVGR
- a CDS encoding universal stress protein is translated as MTEQQPHRFERGTDGPKVIVVGVDGSDSSLRAASYAGGLARRQNALLAIVYVQPVMPAGAALGVPVPVGDMTGEIAEGLVAEIRSAAERVKGIWEVRWEFHTFRGDPYSGLVAAADELKADAVVVGASESAGHRFIGSVAVRLVKAGRWPVTVVP
- the lysX gene encoding bifunctional lysylphosphatidylglycerol synthetase/lysine--tRNA ligase LysX, producing the protein MTVTVEAPRSARGGLLSRVPEAFAMFFAALGVFCVILALIPPLRRLLRPVALFLDRIAVPVSANLAYAVFLLLLAAAIGARKKAAWWLVVGYLALVLIADVLVVIFDEDVTWIPSLVLCVIALAVLVIARGEFYAETRRGALRRALLVLVLGLAAGVLVSWGLVELFPGSLPQGQRLLWASNRVLGGLVSSDQFDARPPRVLFFLPGLFGAIALLSAASTLFRSQRLEAALHGDEEPRIRALLGAYGRQDSLGYFATRRDKAVVFSPNGKAAVTYRVEAGVCLASGDPVGDRAAWTPAIGAWLEVAKRYAWAPAVMGASEDGAKVFARSGLGAIQLGDEAILHVARFDLDGRDMRVTRQAVNRVKRTGARTRIRRHSALTDEEMRQIVDKADAWRDTETERGFSMALDRLGDPDDGDCLLVEAFDGDGNLIALLSFVPWGKDGISLDLMRRDRAAPNGVVEFMVAELCAHAPRLGVRRISLNFAVFRSAFEEGARIGAGPVLRVWRKLLLFLSKWWQLEALYRSNVKYQPEWYPRFLCYGDAGSLARVGLASGIAEGFVSVPSLRKLWGKGRSGQGVVTPVTTEGLPSIDALGLVGPESGAVAGEQRLPEQVFIRHRKLERLRADGTDPYPVDIAERTDTLAEIRAAHPTLAPGTRTGRQTTVAGRVMVVRDLGGVVFAVLRDWSGDLQLAFTRDGSGRDVIKGFTSDVDFGDHITATGEIGASDKGELSVFVTEWQLTGKCLRPLPDKRRGLADPEARVRRRYLDLVASPDARDVVRHRSTAVQALRQGLLERGYLEVETPMLQQIHGGANARPFTTHINAYDLDLYLRIAPELYLKRLCVGGLEKVFEMGRTFRNEGVSYKHNPEFTMLEAYQAFADYDVMLDLTRELIQGAATAAFGSAIAHKAGPDGKLVEHDISGPWPVKTLYGAVSEALGEEVDADTEETVLRAICDRAGVPHIPDDTRGDVVLEMYERLVEERTKMPTFYKDFPTDVSPLTRQHRRDPRLAERWDLVAFGAELGTAYSELTDPVEQRRRLTAQSLLAAGGDPEAMEIDEDFLDALEYAMPPTGGLGIGVDRLVMFLTGLTIRETLPFPLVRRN
- a CDS encoding polysaccharide deacetylase family protein; its protein translation is MKKDQMFPGRRSVLRITACLGAAATAGLLCTEQAHSPAGSAATPPAGGPRAAAGPPVYTSAYRLQPMTAYTPPRFRRALPPVRQRPFLRMSEAGRTMVLTFDDGPDPRYTPDILSTLREHEVRAMFFVCGELASDNPDLLREMADDGHVVGNHSWSHPLIPKLPPSGIRDELGRTSEVIERTLGSAPLWYRAPYGAWNKLSFEIGAELGMEPLAWTVDSLDWTEPGTESIVRSVLDGAGPGVVVLSHDAGGDRSQSVAALRSYLPELLDAGYRITVPRR
- a CDS encoding class F sortase, whose protein sequence is MGQDYGGWKSTRRSPWGVLALALLSGIALIRNGSDVTLGPPQPAAAAALAGRAVGETFIPPSVEPLVYAPAARVRIPALNVDAPVADVGVDQDGWIAAPPPQDPNLAGWYQNGVSPGQRGTAVVVGHVDNLSGPAVFYGLGSIQKGNHIEVDRFDGKTAVFEVYGVEVFPKDQFPGAQVYGDTGQPELRVITCGGGYSKAGGYSGNVVVFARMVKTL
- a CDS encoding SCO0930 family lipoprotein — encoded protein: MNTWRNASLAVTAAAVLALTTACGQDKGTETPNGQTVGAAKPAQPGNGGYGSDYGSGAGAAEQAAAKPAGQLAVWDSKELGKVVTDSAGFTLYRFDKDTASPPKSNCEAECAKAWPAVSAGGASAAPGTDASLIGEVTRADGSKQLTIGGWPMYRYAKDAKPGDAKGQGVGGTWFASAPDGKKALGGGEGAGSGSGYGDGGEEAGSQPADLAGLSVHKDPKLGEIIVDKNGMTVYRFKKDSAWPMKSACTGECLKKWPVVAPVDKNDTEGIIKKGFVTFNRPDGIKQQSIDCWPIYTFAGDKKPGDTNGQGVGGTWYVVSPQAKLVGAPK
- a CDS encoding SAM-dependent methyltransferase produces the protein MERPAWAPQGIDISVPSVSRIYDYYLGGSHNFEVDREAARKAMEFMPGLPKIMQANRAFMRRAVNYAVSEGVTQFLDIGSGIPTFGNVHEVAHKADAASRVVYVDHDPVAVAHSRAVLDGDEQAVVVSADLRKPQQILDSPEVGGLLDLERPVALLLVAVLHFLEDEDDPQSAVAQLRDALAPGSLIVITHASYEGIPLPEEQAGGAVDVYRNIRNPLVMRSREEIARFFEGYEMAEPGLVSMPHWRPDAPAEQEDPYAFSGFAGVGRKA